A genomic window from Thermococcus nautili includes:
- a CDS encoding 50S ribosomal protein L40e: MARFPEAEARIFRKLICMRCGATNPWGAKKCRKCGYKGLRPKAREPRGGGR; the protein is encoded by the coding sequence ATGGCGAGATTCCCCGAGGCTGAAGCAAGAATCTTCAGGAAGCTTATCTGCATGCGCTGTGGCGCCACCAACCCGTGGGGCGCAAAGAAGTGCAGAAAGTGTGGTTACAAGGGGCTTCGCCCCAAGGCCAGAGAACCGCGCGGTGGCGGACGCTGA
- a CDS encoding PadR family transcriptional regulator — translation MTTPIERLRNKVTKEVLWLYILRLLEERPMYAYELKERIKEAFDFEPATVSSYVVLYKLEKDGYVTAEWQESETGKPARKYYKLTPKGEELLKEGIEFLEETLKKLKKT, via the coding sequence ATGACGACGCCGATAGAGAGGTTGAGGAATAAGGTTACGAAAGAGGTGCTCTGGCTCTACATACTCCGGCTCCTCGAGGAGAGGCCGATGTACGCCTACGAGCTCAAGGAGCGCATAAAGGAAGCCTTCGACTTCGAGCCAGCCACCGTCAGCTCGTACGTCGTCCTGTACAAGCTTGAGAAGGACGGCTACGTCACCGCCGAGTGGCAGGAGAGCGAAACCGGAAAGCCGGCCAGAAAGTACTACAAGCTCACGCCGAAGGGCGAGGAACTGCTAAAAGAGGGAATAGAGTTTCTGGAAGAAACGCTGAAAAAGTTGAAGAAAACCTAA
- a CDS encoding FUN14 domain-containing protein, with product MDFNVSGMFGDMGVGALVGFITGYALKKLMKLAMAIIGAYVLSLFYLQQKGVITINTDKLFNLTGSITQQVVSLSQKVVGILPGTSAFVAGFYIGFKKG from the coding sequence ATGGATTTCAACGTGAGTGGCATGTTTGGAGATATGGGCGTTGGAGCCCTCGTTGGATTCATCACCGGATACGCTCTCAAGAAACTCATGAAGCTGGCGATGGCTATAATCGGTGCCTACGTCCTGAGCCTGTTCTACCTCCAGCAGAAGGGCGTGATAACAATAAACACAGACAAGCTATTCAACCTGACAGGTAGCATCACCCAGCAGGTGGTCAGCCTCAGTCAGAAGGTCGTGGGAATCCTTCCTGGAACCAGCGCCTTCGTCGCGGGCTTCTACATTGGCTTCAAAAAAGGATGA
- a CDS encoding metallophosphoesterase family protein — MVYVAVLANINGNLPALAKALEKIEALKEEGYEIEKYYVLGNVVGLFPYPKEVLDTLDDLIRNNVVKVIRGEFDQVIAASDPHAEGPDYIDRLDYPDYIKKALKYTWEKLGHDGREFIRDLPIYLVDKIGKNDIFGVYGSPLNPFEGQVLPDQPTSYYEAIMRPVKDYEILFVASPKYPVNAMTRYGRVICPGSIGYPPGKNHKATFALVDVDTLHAKFIEVDYEKEKKLIEEKIKKEGLPEELIKILYRGKV, encoded by the coding sequence ATGGTGTACGTGGCGGTTCTGGCGAACATAAACGGAAACCTTCCCGCTCTGGCGAAGGCCCTCGAGAAGATTGAGGCCCTCAAGGAAGAAGGTTATGAGATTGAGAAGTACTACGTCCTTGGAAACGTGGTCGGCCTCTTCCCGTACCCGAAAGAAGTTCTTGACACGCTCGACGACCTCATCAGGAACAACGTCGTCAAGGTCATCCGCGGTGAGTTCGACCAGGTCATAGCGGCCAGCGACCCGCACGCGGAGGGGCCCGACTACATTGACAGGCTGGACTACCCAGACTACATCAAGAAGGCCCTGAAGTACACGTGGGAGAAGCTTGGTCACGATGGCAGGGAGTTCATCAGGGACCTGCCGATTTACCTCGTGGACAAGATAGGCAAGAACGACATCTTCGGCGTCTATGGAAGCCCGCTCAACCCCTTCGAGGGCCAGGTTCTCCCGGACCAGCCGACCAGCTACTACGAGGCCATAATGAGGCCAGTCAAAGACTACGAGATACTCTTCGTGGCGTCGCCGAAGTACCCGGTCAACGCAATGACGAGGTATGGAAGGGTAATCTGCCCAGGAAGCATAGGCTATCCGCCGGGCAAGAACCACAAGGCAACCTTCGCGCTGGTTGACGTTGACACGCTCCACGCCAAGTTCATCGAGGTGGACTACGAGAAGGAAAAGAAGCTCATCGAGGAGAAAATCAAGAAGGAAGGTCTTCCTGAGGAACTAATCAAGATTCTCTACCGCGGGAAGGTCTGA
- a CDS encoding Lrp/AsnC family transcriptional regulator: MVDELDLKIISLLQKNARLSFREIARELDVAVGTVYNRIKKLEEEGVIKGYAPVLDYEKLGFGLTALIGIKAQGRKIAEIERKIAEKTRAMMVYDITGEFDIFVIAKFRDRADMNRFVKWLLSLDGVEKTNTSVAMQVVKEEPRLALED; this comes from the coding sequence ATGGTTGACGAGCTGGACCTCAAGATAATCTCGCTCCTCCAGAAGAACGCCCGCCTCTCGTTTAGGGAGATAGCGAGGGAACTCGACGTTGCCGTTGGCACGGTCTACAACCGAATCAAAAAACTCGAAGAGGAGGGGGTTATCAAGGGCTACGCCCCCGTTCTCGACTACGAGAAGCTCGGCTTTGGCCTAACCGCGCTGATTGGAATCAAGGCGCAGGGAAGAAAGATAGCGGAGATAGAAAGGAAGATAGCCGAGAAAACCCGGGCGATGATGGTCTACGACATAACGGGCGAGTTTGACATCTTCGTCATAGCGAAGTTCAGGGACAGGGCGGACATGAACCGCTTCGTGAAGTGGCTTCTCTCCTTGGATGGGGTTGAGAAAACGAACACGAGCGTGGCCATGCAGGTGGTTAAGGAAGAACCAAGGTTAGCCCTTGAGGACTAA
- a CDS encoding phosphoribosyltransferase family protein, translated as MSQLKSVQEKLRLIRVLRLLKKSYTYEELSKITGLPITVLNRYVRGKVLPSAERTRELLELLLPYINLEEEVKKRIKFDERGFFDNMPVLSDTALMSLIAEEVAGRYLDKDVDKVLTAATDGIALGVHIARELGADIVYAKKKKEVGVEKFYEVSYVPSASGTVMTLYLPQWALKKGENVLIVDDVIRSGETQRALVEMTRQAGAKPIGMFFLVSVGDIVEKLQEEYEFPVESLIRLD; from the coding sequence ATGAGCCAGCTGAAGTCCGTCCAGGAGAAGCTCAGACTCATCAGGGTTTTGAGGCTCCTCAAGAAAAGCTACACATACGAGGAGCTCTCGAAGATAACGGGACTGCCCATAACCGTCCTGAACAGGTACGTTCGCGGGAAGGTTCTGCCGAGCGCCGAGAGGACGAGGGAACTGCTAGAACTCCTCCTGCCCTACATAAACCTCGAGGAGGAGGTAAAGAAGAGGATAAAGTTCGACGAGAGGGGCTTCTTCGACAACATGCCGGTGCTCAGCGACACGGCCCTGATGAGCCTCATAGCCGAAGAGGTCGCCGGGAGGTACCTCGACAAGGACGTCGACAAAGTGCTCACTGCCGCAACCGACGGTATTGCCCTCGGCGTCCACATAGCCAGGGAACTTGGTGCGGACATAGTCTACGCCAAGAAGAAGAAGGAAGTCGGTGTTGAGAAGTTCTACGAGGTCAGCTACGTTCCCAGTGCCTCCGGAACCGTTATGACCCTGTACCTTCCCCAGTGGGCACTCAAGAAGGGCGAGAACGTTCTCATAGTGGACGACGTGATAAGGAGCGGAGAAACCCAGAGGGCCCTTGTGGAGATGACGAGGCAGGCCGGAGCAAAGCCGATAGGAATGTTCTTCCTCGTGAGCGTCGGCGACATCGTTGAGAAACTCCAGGAAGAATACGAGTTCCCGGTTGAAAGCCTCATAAGGTTGGATTGA
- a CDS encoding YkgJ family cysteine cluster protein: MNRWVATIDLETLEVESDPSFKFKCVENCGKCCEELEIPLRDEDIAKIEELGYNAWEFVDYEKLFYRGDKFLGYALKKRPFDGACVFLDPETKRCRIYNHRPLACRLYPFIFVKHGKKMEIYVKEDSFCPGINHPEGEPITKEFLLREYGDVIEEYRRKVLG; encoded by the coding sequence GTGAATCGGTGGGTCGCGACTATTGACCTCGAAACCCTTGAGGTCGAGTCCGACCCATCCTTCAAATTTAAGTGCGTTGAAAACTGCGGGAAGTGCTGTGAGGAGCTTGAAATCCCCCTTCGGGATGAGGACATCGCCAAGATTGAAGAGCTGGGCTATAACGCCTGGGAGTTCGTGGACTACGAGAAGCTCTTCTACCGTGGGGATAAGTTCCTCGGCTACGCCCTGAAGAAGAGACCCTTCGACGGGGCGTGCGTTTTCCTTGACCCAGAAACGAAGAGGTGCAGGATTTACAACCACAGGCCCCTGGCGTGCAGGCTTTATCCTTTCATCTTCGTCAAACACGGAAAGAAGATGGAGATTTACGTAAAGGAGGACTCGTTCTGCCCTGGAATCAACCATCCCGAGGGGGAGCCCATCACGAAGGAGTTTCTCCTGAGGGAATACGGTGACGTCATAGAGGAGTACCGGCGCAAGGTTCTCGGGTGA
- a CDS encoding Lrp/AsnC family transcriptional regulator, with protein MIEAFVLVVVKPGNEEKVYEELKKDPRVKEDYRVYGEYDIILRVEVPTIEDLDKFHDEVLRKIPEIEMTETLIASTYRG; from the coding sequence ATGATTGAGGCCTTCGTGCTGGTGGTTGTGAAGCCCGGAAACGAGGAGAAGGTCTACGAGGAGCTCAAGAAGGACCCGCGCGTTAAGGAAGATTACAGGGTCTATGGGGAATACGACATAATACTTAGGGTTGAGGTGCCCACGATAGAGGACCTCGACAAGTTCCACGATGAGGTTCTCAGGAAAATTCCGGAGATAGAGATGACCGAAACGCTGATAGCGAGCACCTACCGGGGGTGA
- a CDS encoding signal recognition particle protein Srp54, producing the protein MALEKLGKALNNALRKLARSGTVDEATIKEVVRDIQRALLQADVNVKLVLQLTKTIQKRALEEEPPAGVSRKEHIIKIVYEELTKFLGTEAKPLEIKEKPTVLLTVGIQGSGKTTSVAKLARHLQKRGYKVGVVCSDTWRPGAYHQLRQLLDSYGIEVFGDPNEKDAVKLAREGVEHFREKGVDVIIVDSAGRHKEEKGLIEEMKQISEAIKPHEVILVIDGTIGQQAYNQALAFKEATPIGSIIVTKLDGSAKGGGALSAVAATGAPIKFIGVGERIDDLEPFDPKRFVSRLLGLGDIQGLLEKIEELQKQQEFKEEDVEKFLKGKFNLKDMYAQLEAMQKMGPLKQILQMIPGLGYSLPDEAIRVGEEKLKRYRVIMDSMTEEELEHPEIINYSRIKRIARGSGTSTSEVRELLNQYNQMKKMFKSMNKRKLAKMAKKFNLGGFGV; encoded by the coding sequence ATGGCGTTAGAAAAACTTGGGAAGGCCCTTAACAACGCCCTCAGGAAGCTCGCGCGCTCCGGAACAGTTGACGAGGCGACGATAAAGGAGGTAGTTAGGGACATCCAGAGGGCACTCCTGCAGGCGGACGTCAACGTCAAGCTCGTTCTTCAGCTCACGAAAACAATACAGAAGAGGGCCCTCGAGGAGGAACCGCCGGCGGGCGTCAGCAGGAAGGAGCACATAATCAAGATAGTCTACGAAGAGCTCACGAAGTTCCTCGGAACCGAGGCGAAGCCCCTTGAGATAAAGGAGAAGCCGACCGTTTTGCTCACCGTTGGTATTCAGGGTTCTGGAAAGACGACGAGCGTGGCAAAGCTGGCGAGGCACCTTCAGAAGAGGGGCTATAAAGTGGGCGTCGTCTGCTCCGATACCTGGCGTCCCGGAGCGTACCACCAGCTCAGACAGCTCCTCGACTCCTACGGGATAGAGGTCTTCGGCGACCCCAACGAGAAGGACGCGGTCAAGCTCGCAAGGGAAGGGGTTGAGCACTTCCGCGAGAAAGGAGTTGACGTCATAATCGTGGACTCCGCCGGAAGGCACAAGGAGGAGAAGGGCCTCATCGAGGAGATGAAGCAGATAAGCGAGGCCATAAAGCCCCACGAGGTCATACTCGTCATAGACGGGACCATCGGCCAGCAGGCCTACAACCAGGCGCTGGCCTTCAAAGAAGCCACTCCAATAGGCTCGATAATCGTCACGAAGCTCGACGGTTCGGCCAAGGGCGGTGGAGCGCTTTCCGCCGTTGCCGCAACGGGGGCGCCGATTAAGTTCATCGGTGTCGGCGAGAGGATAGACGATTTGGAGCCCTTTGACCCCAAGCGCTTCGTTTCAAGGCTTCTCGGCCTTGGAGACATCCAGGGACTCCTTGAGAAGATTGAAGAGCTCCAGAAGCAGCAGGAATTCAAGGAAGAGGACGTTGAGAAGTTCCTCAAGGGCAAGTTCAACCTCAAGGACATGTACGCCCAGCTCGAGGCGATGCAGAAGATGGGCCCGCTCAAGCAGATACTCCAGATGATTCCCGGCCTTGGCTATTCGCTCCCCGACGAGGCAATTCGCGTTGGGGAGGAGAAGCTCAAGAGGTACCGCGTTATAATGGACTCGATGACGGAAGAAGAGCTTGAGCATCCGGAGATAATCAACTACTCCCGCATAAAGAGGATTGCCCGGGGTTCGGGCACAAGCACGTCTGAAGTCAGAGAGCTTTTAAACCAATACAACCAAATGAAAAAGATGTTCAAGAGCATGAACAAGAGGAAATTAGCTAAGATGGCCAAGAAGTTCAACCTCGGGGGGTTCGGGGTATGA
- a CDS encoding damage-control phosphatase, translating into MRIHHECIACAINQCQKIVEMSLTDENSRRDAMLFSLKRASELFSKDSIPAVVGGLLFLDLYEFIGNDDPFREYKRLSNEMAEGLVGHFENSDLKTALKLAIAGNVVDFSTGYNPEKLEEDIRRVLDESLLIDHSDELFEMLKRAGTLLYLVDNCGEIYFDRLFIEKLREEFPDLKIIVAGKAGPIINDATVEDLLEAGFGEIAEVISTGSRLPGTPLDYVSEEFLEVFRSADVVIAKGQANFETLSELNDSRIFFLLKAKCPAIAREIGVPLGSLLCLNLYLR; encoded by the coding sequence ATGAGGATTCATCACGAGTGCATTGCCTGCGCGATAAACCAGTGCCAGAAAATCGTCGAGATGAGCTTAACCGATGAAAATTCCCGCAGGGACGCAATGCTGTTTTCGCTCAAGCGCGCTTCCGAGCTGTTCTCAAAGGACTCAATTCCCGCAGTCGTCGGTGGACTGCTCTTCCTTGACCTCTACGAGTTCATTGGGAACGACGACCCCTTCAGGGAATACAAGCGCCTTTCAAACGAGATGGCAGAGGGGCTCGTCGGTCACTTCGAGAACTCCGACCTTAAAACCGCACTAAAACTCGCAATAGCCGGGAACGTCGTGGACTTCTCGACGGGCTACAACCCCGAGAAGCTTGAGGAGGACATAAGAAGGGTTCTCGATGAGAGCCTTCTCATAGACCACAGCGATGAGCTCTTCGAGATGCTGAAGCGCGCTGGGACACTCCTCTACCTCGTTGACAACTGCGGGGAGATATACTTCGACAGGCTCTTCATCGAGAAGCTGAGGGAGGAGTTCCCCGACCTTAAAATAATCGTCGCGGGCAAGGCGGGCCCGATAATAAACGACGCGACCGTTGAAGACCTCCTCGAGGCCGGGTTTGGGGAAATCGCGGAGGTAATCTCGACGGGCTCAAGATTGCCCGGCACTCCGCTTGACTACGTTTCCGAGGAGTTCCTTGAGGTTTTCCGCTCGGCGGACGTCGTCATTGCGAAGGGACAGGCCAACTTCGAGACCCTCAGCGAGCTCAACGATTCCAGAATCTTCTTCCTGCTCAAGGCAAAGTGCCCTGCAATCGCGAGGGAAATAGGGGTTCCACTGGGTTCCCTCCTCTGCCTCAACCTTTATCTTCGCTGA
- the mtnP gene encoding S-methyl-5'-thioadenosine phosphorylase, which produces MPRIAIIGGSGVYDPKLLENVREETVETPYGTVRVKIGTYKGEEIAFLPRHGEKHSVPPHKINYHANIWALHELGVERILATSAVGSLNLDMKPGDFVILDQLMDFTKTRHYTFYDGEDSPHDRKFVAHVDFTDPYCPELRKALITASKELGFTYHPTGTYACMEGPRFETRAEIRALKILGADVVGMTQCPEAVLARELEMCYASVAIVTNYAAGISKEKLTHTEVVELMAKKGEEIKLLLMKAVEHIPKERRCPCKDALKGATGE; this is translated from the coding sequence ATGCCGAGGATAGCCATTATTGGAGGCTCCGGAGTCTACGACCCGAAACTGCTTGAGAACGTAAGGGAGGAAACCGTTGAGACCCCCTACGGAACGGTAAGGGTCAAGATAGGGACCTACAAGGGCGAGGAGATAGCGTTCCTGCCAAGGCACGGGGAGAAGCACAGCGTTCCGCCCCACAAGATAAACTACCACGCCAACATCTGGGCGCTCCACGAGCTCGGTGTTGAAAGGATTCTGGCAACTTCGGCCGTCGGTTCGCTCAACCTCGACATGAAGCCCGGCGACTTCGTAATCCTTGACCAGCTCATGGACTTCACGAAGACGAGGCACTACACCTTCTACGACGGTGAGGACAGCCCCCACGACAGGAAGTTCGTCGCCCACGTGGATTTCACTGACCCATACTGCCCCGAGCTCAGGAAGGCCCTCATCACCGCCTCCAAGGAGCTCGGCTTCACCTACCACCCGACGGGAACCTACGCCTGCATGGAGGGACCGCGCTTTGAGACGAGGGCCGAGATAAGGGCGCTCAAGATACTCGGCGCCGACGTCGTTGGCATGACCCAGTGTCCGGAAGCTGTTCTCGCGAGGGAGCTTGAGATGTGCTACGCGAGCGTTGCCATAGTCACCAACTACGCCGCGGGAATCAGCAAGGAGAAACTCACCCACACCGAGGTCGTCGAGCTCATGGCAAAGAAGGGCGAGGAGATAAAGCTCCTCCTCATGAAGGCAGTGGAGCACATTCCCAAGGAGCGTCGCTGTCCGTGCAAGGATGCCCTCAAGGGCGCAACGGGCGAGTGA
- a CDS encoding NAD(P)/FAD-dependent oxidoreductase, which produces MRMKYDVVIIGASAGGITTAISAKKFYPDRSVLVIKREKVGMIPCGIPYIFGTLKSVDDDILPVEKFLEPLGVDILTDEVTDIDPKRKVVRTKSGKEIAWEKLVLATGSKPAKPNFPGVDLDGIYTVPKDYEYLKRLRERVEEAEKIVIVGGGFIALEVGDEIRKLGKDVTLVVRSRLLRSSFDPEFSEMVEGRLKEAGINIAYGQVEGFAGNGKVEKVRLLDGREIPADLVILSTGYRPNVELAVKAGLKVTRYGVWTDEYMRTSHPDIFAVGDCVEHRDFFTGKPYQLMLASTATFEARIAGANLFKLQIVRENRRTIGAYSTHIAGLTLAAAGLTEEQAKREGFEVIVGYGKGPDRHPAKFPDTSMVTVKLIFSRDRGAILGAQIAGGKSVGEMINILALAIQKRLTASELYTLQIATHPLLTASPVGYQILQAAEDALAKLRTQ; this is translated from the coding sequence ATGCGAATGAAGTACGACGTCGTGATTATCGGAGCCTCCGCGGGAGGTATCACAACGGCCATCTCGGCCAAGAAGTTCTACCCTGACAGGAGCGTCCTCGTCATCAAGAGGGAAAAGGTGGGCATGATTCCCTGTGGAATTCCCTACATCTTCGGAACCCTGAAGAGCGTTGACGACGACATACTGCCGGTTGAGAAGTTCCTTGAGCCCCTTGGCGTCGATATCCTGACGGACGAGGTTACTGACATCGACCCGAAGAGGAAGGTCGTCAGGACCAAGTCCGGAAAGGAGATAGCCTGGGAGAAGCTGGTTCTGGCGACGGGCTCGAAGCCTGCAAAGCCGAACTTCCCAGGGGTTGACCTCGATGGGATATATACCGTTCCCAAGGACTACGAGTACCTCAAGAGGCTCCGCGAAAGGGTTGAGGAAGCCGAGAAAATCGTCATCGTCGGCGGTGGTTTCATAGCCCTTGAAGTTGGCGACGAGATACGGAAGCTCGGCAAGGACGTGACTCTGGTCGTCAGGAGCAGACTGCTACGGAGTTCCTTTGACCCGGAGTTCAGCGAGATGGTCGAAGGGAGGCTGAAGGAAGCCGGAATAAACATTGCCTACGGGCAGGTTGAGGGCTTCGCCGGGAACGGGAAGGTGGAGAAGGTTAGGCTCCTTGACGGAAGAGAAATCCCTGCCGATTTGGTAATCCTCTCCACAGGTTACCGACCCAACGTCGAGCTGGCCGTTAAGGCCGGCCTCAAGGTTACTCGCTACGGAGTCTGGACCGACGAGTACATGAGGACGTCTCATCCCGACATCTTCGCGGTCGGCGACTGCGTGGAGCACAGGGACTTCTTCACGGGCAAGCCCTACCAGCTCATGCTCGCCTCTACGGCCACCTTCGAGGCGAGGATTGCAGGGGCAAATCTCTTCAAGCTCCAGATTGTCAGGGAAAACAGGAGGACTATAGGTGCCTACTCAACCCACATAGCTGGCCTCACCCTCGCGGCGGCCGGTTTGACGGAGGAGCAGGCAAAGAGGGAGGGCTTTGAGGTCATCGTGGGCTACGGCAAGGGGCCGGACAGGCACCCGGCGAAGTTCCCGGACACCTCAATGGTAACTGTCAAGCTCATCTTCTCCCGCGACAGGGGTGCGATACTTGGGGCCCAGATAGCGGGAGGTAAAAGCGTCGGCGAGATGATAAACATCCTTGCACTGGCCATACAGAAGAGGCTCACGGCGAGCGAGCTCTACACCCTCCAGATAGCGACCCACCCGCTTCTGACGGCCTCGCCCGTCGGCTATCAGATACTCCAGGCGGCCGAAGATGCACTGGCAAAGCTGAGGACACAATGA
- a CDS encoding TROVE domain-containing protein produces MKFNRRAELLNFEGGRTYRPSPELELFLRAASNLVREPRFYTGAEEGFQGLLDAFEKAIRANPEFVAKLIVYAREELLLRSLPTLGTVILANHERYKGTGIPRKVGERVFTRPDMLTEALAIQFALFGKPIPNSLKKAIRNSFTRFDSYQLAKYRCDRCQVKLKDALLLTHPKPKNKEQEETFKALIEGRLKNTRTWEAKVSTRGPTKETWDEVLEEFIRYKQVFALLRNLRNLIEHEVDREKFRRAMEILADPKEMRRAKVYPYRYLSAYFALKGMKIDSPTQAELRDIALKALREAIEQSTATLPELNGSNLVLVDVSGSMDFPLSRRSRVTLKMVAAFYGAILAKKYDTAIVAFADEYRWIPKGESIFETAEDVLRSRVGYATYAYKPMGEVLRKGEYFDRIFVLTDMVVYSENYGDDAFQRAVRQYRKDVNPEMRLITWDLAGYGQVYLEEHDVRNIYIGGFTERVFDLVKYLEEGNKIVEIINERVSL; encoded by the coding sequence GTGAAGTTCAACAGGAGGGCCGAGCTTCTCAACTTCGAGGGTGGGAGAACCTACCGCCCGAGCCCGGAGCTCGAGCTCTTTCTCAGGGCCGCGAGCAACCTCGTGAGGGAGCCGAGGTTCTACACCGGGGCTGAAGAGGGTTTTCAAGGGCTCTTGGACGCGTTTGAGAAAGCGATAAGGGCAAACCCGGAGTTTGTGGCAAAACTCATCGTTTACGCCCGTGAGGAGCTCCTGCTCCGCTCCCTTCCAACGCTCGGAACTGTCATCCTCGCCAACCACGAGAGGTACAAGGGCACAGGCATACCCCGGAAGGTCGGCGAGAGGGTCTTCACGAGACCGGATATGCTCACCGAGGCCCTCGCCATCCAGTTCGCCCTTTTCGGAAAGCCGATACCCAACAGCCTCAAGAAGGCTATAAGGAACAGCTTCACCCGCTTCGACAGCTACCAGCTCGCCAAGTACCGTTGCGACCGCTGTCAGGTTAAGCTCAAGGACGCCCTCCTGCTCACCCACCCGAAGCCGAAGAACAAGGAGCAGGAGGAGACCTTCAAGGCGCTCATCGAGGGCAGGCTCAAGAACACCCGCACGTGGGAGGCCAAGGTCTCCACCCGGGGCCCCACCAAGGAAACCTGGGACGAGGTGCTCGAAGAGTTCATCAGGTACAAGCAGGTCTTCGCGCTCCTCAGGAACCTCCGCAACCTCATAGAGCATGAGGTCGACAGGGAGAAGTTCAGGAGGGCCATGGAGATACTTGCAGACCCGAAGGAGATGCGCAGGGCGAAGGTATACCCATACCGCTACCTGAGCGCATACTTCGCCCTAAAGGGGATGAAAATTGACTCCCCCACACAGGCCGAGCTTAGGGATATCGCCCTTAAAGCCCTCAGAGAGGCCATAGAGCAGAGTACCGCGACTCTCCCGGAGCTGAATGGGAGTAACCTTGTCCTCGTCGACGTCAGCGGCTCGATGGATTTCCCCCTCAGCAGGAGGAGCAGGGTAACCCTGAAGATGGTCGCCGCCTTCTACGGCGCGATACTGGCCAAAAAGTACGACACGGCGATAGTAGCATTCGCAGACGAATACCGCTGGATACCAAAGGGAGAGAGCATCTTTGAAACTGCGGAGGACGTCTTGAGGAGTAGGGTCGGCTACGCCACCTACGCCTACAAACCTATGGGAGAAGTCCTGCGGAAGGGAGAGTACTTCGACAGGATTTTCGTGCTCACGGATATGGTCGTCTATTCCGAGAACTACGGCGACGACGCGTTCCAGCGCGCCGTGAGGCAATACCGGAAGGACGTCAATCCGGAGATGAGGCTCATCACGTGGGATTTGGCCGGCTACGGCCAGGTCTACCTTGAGGAGCACGACGTCAGGAACATCTACATCGGCGGCTTCACCGAGAGGGTCTTCGACCTCGTGAAGTACCTCGAAGAGGGAAACAAAATAGTTGAGATAATAAACGAAAGGGTTTCACTTTGA